A genomic window from Alkalihalobacillus sp. AL-G includes:
- a CDS encoding DUF5667 domain-containing protein, producing MYKKLIATVSAASLLLFGAAPAAFANTDETTTNEETPTTELPADETTTEEGTTTEEDTTSEDTTETDGATEEEGVEDPSLVPGDFFYFVKTMLENVRLAVTMDDYEEAKLLADYAAERIAEANALFAAGETELAEETLKEAIAAQEAALEKSEDVEGETEETPEESTEETTEGTEEESEATEEGTEETTEEGTTEEDQATEEEESEEVAELNDKLGNNIEALAAALTHVGSDQARASLMKNIQKSFAKLEKKIAKLEEKNGDDEEAEEEEATEPTDDVEEVDDETETVTASVDTEDKEDSDKAEKAREKAERKAEKAQEKAEKKREKAEEKRGDHGKGNGNGHGKKND from the coding sequence ATGTACAAAAAGCTTATTGCTACAGTAAGTGCGGCCTCATTATTATTATTCGGAGCAGCACCAGCTGCATTTGCGAACACAGATGAAACAACAACCAACGAGGAAACTCCTACTACAGAGCTTCCAGCTGATGAAACGACAACAGAAGAGGGTACGACTACTGAGGAAGATACAACTTCCGAAGACACGACTGAAACCGACGGAGCTACTGAAGAGGAAGGTGTAGAGGATCCTTCTTTAGTACCTGGGGACTTTTTCTATTTTGTAAAAACAATGCTTGAAAACGTACGTCTTGCAGTAACAATGGATGACTATGAAGAAGCTAAGCTGTTAGCAGATTATGCAGCTGAACGAATTGCGGAGGCAAACGCACTCTTTGCAGCGGGTGAAACTGAGCTTGCAGAAGAAACACTTAAAGAAGCGATTGCAGCACAAGAAGCTGCTCTTGAAAAGTCCGAAGATGTAGAAGGAGAAACGGAAGAAACGCCTGAAGAATCAACTGAGGAAACGACAGAAGGTACCGAGGAAGAATCTGAAGCTACAGAAGAGGGTACTGAAGAAACAACTGAAGAAGGTACTACTGAAGAAGACCAGGCAACGGAAGAAGAGGAATCCGAAGAGGTCGCTGAGCTTAACGATAAGCTTGGAAACAATATCGAAGCACTAGCAGCGGCTCTTACTCACGTTGGAAGCGATCAAGCCCGTGCGTCCCTTATGAAAAATATCCAAAAGTCCTTTGCTAAGCTAGAAAAGAAGATTGCAAAGCTTGAAGAAAAAAATGGTGATGACGAAGAGGCTGAAGAAGAGGAAGCGACTGAACCTACTGACGATGTAGAGGAAGTTGATGATGAAACCGAAACAGTAACAGCTTCTGTCGATACTGAAGATAAAGAAGATAGTGATAAGGCAGAAAAGGCTCGTGAAAAGGCCGAAAGAAAAGCTGAAAAAGCTCAAGAAAAAGCTGAAAAGAAACGTGAAAAAGCTGAAGAAAAACGTGGTGATCACGGTAAGGGTAATGGAAACGGACACGGTAAAAAGAACGACTAA
- the fabZ gene encoding 3-hydroxyacyl-ACP dehydratase FabZ produces MLNIDEIKEIIPHRYPFLLVDKILEVEEGKHATGIKNVSANEEFFNGHFPDYPVMPGVLIVEALAQVGAVALLKKEENRGRLAFFAGIDKCRFKRQVRPGDQLRLEVELTRVRGSMGKGQATATVDGEVACETEIMFALGEKKD; encoded by the coding sequence ATGCTGAATATCGATGAAATCAAAGAGATTATTCCACACCGCTATCCATTTTTACTTGTTGATAAAATCCTTGAAGTAGAAGAAGGAAAGCACGCGACCGGAATCAAAAACGTATCCGCAAACGAAGAGTTTTTCAACGGACATTTTCCAGATTATCCGGTCATGCCAGGTGTTTTGATCGTTGAAGCCCTGGCGCAGGTTGGAGCTGTTGCCTTGCTTAAAAAAGAAGAAAATCGTGGACGCCTCGCCTTTTTTGCGGGCATCGATAAATGCCGCTTCAAGCGTCAGGTCCGCCCAGGAGATCAGCTTCGTCTTGAGGTTGAACTCACTCGTGTACGCGGTTCGATGGGTAAAGGACAAGCAACAGCAACCGTCGATGGAGAAGTGGCATGTGAAACTGAAATCATGTTCGCTTTAGGTGAGAAAAAGGACTAA
- a CDS encoding GNAT family N-acetyltransferase, which produces MNDFRWKYVYGVMWDHEEIPDNVEVVERPEVLMYKTEGSTSLFSNKVARVDVDSEQKLAEVLKEIEVFFGSKPFSWWIGPDSSPGGLAGIVENHGYQHHDTYFGLVKSVEMMDDNLVPYKIRVAESEQDVRAFVDVSASIWNYDEATRETIVQQRIAYLRSEGCRGGVLVVSDGDRPIAYAGYRFSSDGEAMYLSGTGVLGEYRGQGIYRALLKKRVELAREHGCKWIATQARTGTSEPILRRSGFEEIGVYKVFTVQEQ; this is translated from the coding sequence ATGAATGATTTTAGATGGAAATATGTTTATGGGGTAATGTGGGACCATGAGGAAATACCTGATAATGTTGAGGTGGTCGAACGTCCTGAAGTGTTGATGTATAAAACAGAAGGATCGACAAGCCTCTTTTCAAACAAGGTTGCAAGGGTTGACGTCGATTCTGAACAGAAGCTGGCTGAGGTTTTGAAGGAGATAGAAGTATTTTTCGGGTCGAAGCCGTTTTCGTGGTGGATTGGCCCGGATTCCAGCCCTGGCGGATTGGCGGGGATCGTTGAAAACCACGGCTATCAGCACCATGATACATATTTTGGTCTTGTAAAGTCGGTTGAGATGATGGACGATAATCTGGTTCCTTATAAAATCAGGGTTGCGGAGAGTGAACAGGATGTGCGTGCCTTTGTTGACGTCAGTGCCTCGATTTGGAACTATGATGAGGCGACTCGGGAAACCATTGTACAGCAGCGGATAGCGTATTTACGTAGCGAGGGGTGTCGCGGAGGAGTTCTAGTCGTATCGGATGGTGATCGCCCGATTGCTTACGCAGGGTATCGGTTCAGTTCTGATGGTGAAGCGATGTATCTCTCCGGAACTGGAGTGTTGGGAGAGTACCGGGGCCAAGGTATTTACCGGGCATTATTGAAAAAAAGAGTTGAGCTGGCGAGGGAACATGGATGCAAGTGGATTGCTACCCAAGCCAGGACAGGCACTTCGGAACCGATTTTACGCAGATCAGGATTCGAGGAAATCGGCGTATACAAGGTTTTCACCGTACAAGAACAGTAG
- a CDS encoding AbrB/MazE/SpoVT family DNA-binding domain-containing protein has product MKSTGVVRKVDELGRIVIPKELRRTMNINERDPMEIFVDGEKIIIKKYESRMSCVITGEVSDQNLNLFDGKLVLSPEGAEMLVDELKKQAVPTA; this is encoded by the coding sequence ATGAAGTCTACTGGTGTAGTTCGAAAAGTTGATGAGCTCGGAAGAATTGTTATTCCGAAAGAGTTGCGCAGAACGATGAATATCAATGAGCGCGATCCGATGGAAATCTTTGTGGACGGTGAAAAGATTATCATCAAAAAATATGAATCTCGTATGTCGTGTGTGATCACAGGCGAGGTTTCGGATCAAAACTTGAATTTGTTTGACGGAAAGCTTGTCCTAAGTCCAGAGGGTGCCGAAATGCTTGTGGATGAGTTGAAAAAGCAAGCCGTTCCGACGGCGTAA
- a CDS encoding DNA-directed RNA polymerase subunit beta — protein MVHNDTEVKKEDSTLTPEPSETNENTSVKIETKQQVKEASSREERKKDELKKPRIRILPIWLRLIFVLLLFAAALAGGLAVGYGMVGDGNMMDVFEKETWLHIIDLVKKDLQ, from the coding sequence ATGGTCCATAATGATACAGAAGTTAAAAAAGAAGATTCGACACTGACGCCTGAACCGTCAGAAACGAATGAAAATACATCCGTAAAGATCGAAACGAAGCAACAAGTAAAAGAAGCTTCGTCCAGAGAAGAACGAAAGAAGGATGAGCTGAAAAAGCCAAGGATTCGCATACTCCCGATCTGGCTGAGGCTTATTTTTGTGCTCCTGTTGTTTGCAGCTGCCCTAGCAGGTGGTCTTGCAGTAGGATACGGAATGGTCGGAGACGGAAACATGATGGACGTCTTCGAAAAAGAAACGTGGCTGCACATCATCGACCTTGTTAAAAAGGATTTGCAATAA
- a CDS encoding transposase: MPRKKSNWYPGAEYYVTSTGIRKAPLFYDGEDRHVYLEIIGKARAEHRFDLYAYCLMTNQTHLHIKTHQLDILQIINKIDQRYSLFFNRKYQFMSTVYQSHSEANRVDSSNHQLDVNKYIHLTPCRTDLVGTPKEYQWSSYRSYVAFHKQPNVNPHPILSHFSYPQNINYQKFVEKKPNVSITGKELADVVE; this comes from the coding sequence ATGCCCCGCAAGAAAAGTAATTGGTATCCAGGTGCAGAATATTATGTGACCTCAACAGGAATCCGTAAGGCACCACTTTTTTACGATGGAGAGGACCGTCATGTCTATCTTGAAATTATAGGAAAAGCACGCGCCGAGCATCGCTTCGATTTATACGCTTATTGCCTCATGACCAACCAAACCCACCTTCACATCAAAACACACCAGCTCGATATCCTGCAGATCATCAACAAAATCGACCAACGCTATTCCCTCTTTTTTAACCGGAAATATCAATTTATGAGTACCGTTTACCAAAGTCATTCTGAAGCAAACCGAGTTGACTCTTCCAATCACCAGCTGGATGTGAACAAGTACATCCATCTTACGCCATGCAGAACAGATTTAGTTGGGACACCAAAAGAATATCAGTGGAGTAGCTATCGTTCATATGTCGCCTTTCATAAACAACCAAATGTAAACCCACATCCGATCCTTTCTCATTTTTCCTATCCACAGAACATCAACTATCAAAAGTTTGTCGAAAAAAAACCTAACGTATCGATTACCGGTAAAGAGCTTGCTGATGTCGTCGAATAA
- a CDS encoding OmpA family protein, which translates to MRRRRWGQQDGEGHNYFWPSFTDMMAMMVLVMLFIAIIAYVQSIYNAYEQTEVRNELAKVANVKKHISDLIEKRLEENVGKDKIIRGPNNTISVEGSILFDTGSSEISANGKTVLRHLADALTEIIEEQELSQYLYIILVEGHTDSVPYDNWTLSTERAVAVVKYMAEVNPKFQDAKYAQYIAATGYSEYKPIAKGTSPEALQKNRRISFQIILDDDKWQDKLKHIINDYN; encoded by the coding sequence ATGCGAAGACGACGATGGGGTCAACAGGACGGCGAAGGACACAACTATTTTTGGCCTTCTTTTACCGATATGATGGCAATGATGGTGCTTGTGATGCTTTTTATCGCGATCATAGCCTACGTTCAAAGCATCTACAACGCTTACGAGCAGACCGAGGTTCGAAACGAGCTTGCGAAAGTAGCGAACGTGAAGAAACATATATCGGATTTGATTGAAAAAAGGTTGGAAGAAAACGTCGGGAAGGATAAAATCATCCGCGGGCCGAACAATACGATATCGGTTGAGGGGAGCATCCTATTTGATACCGGTAGTTCGGAAATCAGTGCCAACGGAAAAACAGTGCTACGCCATTTGGCTGACGCATTGACGGAGATCATTGAGGAACAGGAGTTGAGCCAGTACCTGTATATCATTCTCGTTGAGGGTCATACCGACTCGGTTCCGTATGATAACTGGACACTCTCGACCGAACGGGCTGTCGCAGTTGTCAAATATATGGCGGAAGTGAATCCTAAATTCCAGGATGCCAAGTATGCCCAGTACATTGCGGCAACTGGATATTCCGAATACAAGCCGATCGCGAAAGGCACTTCACCGGAGGCGTTGCAAAAAAATCGACGCATCTCCTTCCAGATCATATTAGATGATGATAAGTGGCAGGACAAACTGAAGCACATTATTAATGACTACAACTGA
- a CDS encoding Spo0E family sporulation regulatory protein-aspartic acid phosphatase, with protein MTSKKDTNIQEHEEIYSLQQLMYEYSKTIDTYSDPTFVRISQLLDKKLNQLQKHNGQKCFD; from the coding sequence GTGACAAGTAAGAAAGATACAAATATTCAAGAACACGAAGAAATCTACTCATTGCAACAACTTATGTATGAATATAGTAAGACGATCGATACATATTCCGATCCCACATTTGTGAGGATCAGCCAACTTTTAGATAAAAAGCTCAATCAACTTCAAAAACATAACGGTCAAAAGTGCTTTGACTAA
- a CDS encoding penicillin-binding transpeptidase domain-containing protein, which produces MLSRKILAAIILMTVFILAGCSEQPKPETTFKDYMDAWEKQDFDQMYSLLSKDSQQQIDKEKFVERYTQIYEGIEMSNLSIAYKLPEEDKEYKEEDIVSFEFGVKMDTLAGPLEINHESKLIFEKTDEETSRWAMTWSPSMIFPGMKEGDTISADTIAPERGEMFDVNGVGLAINGEVIEVGLVPEWMQADREQMKQELSQLIDLPVEEINAALDQEWVKSNSYVPLKSMSALDYEKVETVKALNGTKLVRKQGRVYPLGPAAAHLTGYLGPITEKQLESWKDKSYTANSIVGRAGLELVYEEKLRGEYGGEIFIKDPEGNNKKTLAENEPIPGEDLMLTVDSSIQAAIYNQMWEDAGTAAAFDPTTGEVKGLVSTPAYDPNQFIYGVSVAQYNEWVNDTRKPLTNRFSKTYAPGSTFKPITAAIGLETGAIDPAKERSIEGSTWKKDSSWGNYAVKRVSTADSSVNLRDALVRSDNIYFAQSILDIGGKTFLKEAKDFGFGQEISFGYPITPSQIAGENGFEGEIQLANTGYGQGKVEMSALHLGLTYTPFITKGTMLKPVLFKEKETGKPWKENVISEEIASMITKDLTDVVNTPIGTAYEPKVEGLQLAGKTGTAELKIVQGEKGKENGWFVAWNTNDPKLLISMMIENVQDKGGSHYVVPKVKNVFKAMLSQ; this is translated from the coding sequence ATGTTAAGTCGAAAAATACTTGCAGCTATCATCCTGATGACGGTTTTCATCTTAGCCGGTTGTTCGGAGCAACCTAAGCCTGAAACGACCTTTAAAGACTATATGGATGCCTGGGAAAAACAGGACTTTGATCAAATGTATAGCCTGTTGTCAAAGGACTCACAACAGCAAATAGACAAAGAAAAATTCGTTGAGCGTTACACACAAATATACGAAGGTATCGAAATGAGCAACCTCAGCATCGCATATAAACTGCCGGAAGAAGATAAAGAATACAAGGAAGAAGACATAGTAAGCTTTGAGTTTGGTGTAAAAATGGACACACTTGCTGGACCGCTTGAAATCAACCATGAATCCAAGCTCATTTTTGAAAAAACGGATGAGGAAACAAGTCGTTGGGCGATGACGTGGAGCCCATCGATGATTTTTCCTGGCATGAAGGAAGGCGACACGATTTCGGCGGACACTATCGCACCTGAACGTGGTGAAATGTTTGACGTTAATGGTGTAGGACTTGCGATCAACGGCGAAGTGATCGAGGTTGGGCTCGTACCAGAGTGGATGCAGGCGGATCGTGAACAGATGAAGCAGGAGCTTTCACAGCTGATCGATCTCCCCGTCGAAGAAATCAATGCCGCACTTGATCAGGAATGGGTGAAGTCAAACTCCTATGTGCCTTTAAAAAGTATGTCTGCACTTGATTATGAAAAAGTGGAGACGGTAAAAGCGCTCAATGGCACGAAGCTCGTCCGAAAGCAAGGGCGCGTGTATCCATTAGGACCTGCTGCCGCCCATTTGACAGGGTACCTTGGACCCATCACGGAAAAACAACTGGAAAGCTGGAAGGATAAAAGCTATACCGCGAATTCTATCGTCGGAAGAGCAGGCTTAGAGCTCGTTTACGAAGAAAAGCTTCGAGGTGAATATGGCGGAGAAATCTTCATCAAGGATCCAGAAGGAAACAACAAGAAAACACTAGCGGAAAATGAACCAATTCCTGGCGAGGATTTAATGCTTACGGTCGATTCATCTATACAGGCAGCAATCTACAATCAAATGTGGGAGGATGCCGGAACAGCAGCGGCATTCGACCCCACAACAGGCGAAGTAAAAGGCCTTGTCAGCACGCCAGCTTATGACCCGAATCAATTTATCTATGGGGTTTCCGTTGCTCAGTACAACGAGTGGGTGAACGATACGAGAAAGCCACTTACGAACCGATTCAGCAAAACGTATGCACCGGGCTCGACGTTTAAACCGATAACAGCAGCGATTGGACTGGAAACGGGAGCAATCGACCCTGCAAAGGAAAGGTCGATTGAGGGCAGCACCTGGAAAAAGGATTCATCATGGGGGAATTATGCGGTAAAACGTGTCAGTACCGCCGATTCGTCCGTGAATTTGAGGGATGCGCTCGTAAGGTCGGATAACATTTACTTCGCACAGTCGATTCTAGATATCGGTGGAAAAACATTTCTAAAAGAAGCAAAGGACTTCGGCTTCGGACAGGAAATCTCTTTCGGCTATCCGATCACACCTTCTCAAATCGCTGGGGAAAACGGATTTGAAGGTGAAATCCAGCTGGCTAATACGGGCTATGGACAAGGAAAGGTTGAAATGAGTGCATTACATCTTGGACTGACATACACACCGTTCATCACAAAGGGAACGATGCTAAAACCGGTACTGTTCAAAGAGAAGGAAACGGGAAAACCATGGAAGGAAAACGTCATCAGTGAAGAGATTGCCTCAATGATTACAAAGGACCTGACTGACGTTGTCAACACCCCAATTGGCACTGCATACGAGCCAAAAGTTGAGGGATTACAGCTCGCTGGAAAAACAGGGACGGCTGAGTTGAAGATCGTGCAGGGGGAAAAAGGAAAAGAAAATGGGTGGTTTGTTGCGTGGAACACGAATGATCCGAAGCTTCTCATCTCAATGATGATTGAGAACGTTCAGGACAAAGGCGGCAGTCATTACGTGGTTCCGAAAGTAAAGAACGTGTTTAAGGCAATGCTTTCGCAATAA
- the kynB gene encoding arylformamidase: MKVWDISQPLKKGVPTWPGDTPFSFKLNWTKEETGSVNVGSVTFSTHTGTHVDAPFHFDDNGEKMLDLKPDLYVGDALVVHLEGRETILPEDLEDYQLDGVERLLIKTGSWKDRTVFPDSITHLSPELAPFLKEKGVRLIGVDVPSVDQVDSKDLQAHHSLLENDIHILESVILDEVDEGIYELIALPLPLAEADASPVRAILRDRM; encoded by the coding sequence ATGAAAGTTTGGGACATCTCTCAGCCTTTAAAAAAAGGAGTACCGACTTGGCCTGGTGATACACCATTTTCTTTCAAGCTTAATTGGACGAAAGAAGAAACAGGTTCAGTGAATGTCGGAAGTGTCACGTTCAGTACACATACAGGTACGCATGTTGACGCACCGTTTCACTTTGATGACAACGGAGAAAAAATGCTTGATTTAAAACCGGATTTGTATGTTGGCGATGCGCTTGTCGTTCATTTGGAAGGCCGCGAAACGATCTTACCAGAGGATTTAGAAGACTATCAACTTGATGGTGTCGAGCGTTTGCTGATCAAAACGGGGTCATGGAAGGACCGCACCGTTTTTCCTGACAGCATTACGCATTTGTCACCAGAGCTTGCCCCATTTTTAAAAGAAAAAGGGGTCCGATTGATCGGGGTTGATGTTCCGTCTGTCGATCAGGTCGATTCGAAAGACCTGCAGGCTCACCACAGCCTGCTTGAAAACGACATACATATTTTAGAAAGTGTAATTTTGGATGAGGTGGACGAGGGAATTTACGAGCTGATCGCATTGCCATTGCCATTAGCTGAAGCGGATGCCAGCCCCGTCCGGGCGATTTTAAGAGATCGTATGTAG
- a CDS encoding 5'-nucleotidase C-terminal domain-containing protein has product MYQPMLKRWTSLLATFAMLLTLLPVGIVQAENTVTPISDAKAMDGQTVTVEGIVTADFTGSNLSAYIQDSTAGINVFSFNENLAVLEEGQKIQVTGEITSYRSLTEIEPTSITVLSEGNELPAAKSIELSTLFDDSGEAHEGSLVNVTGFIQSIPADEAGGGYNISFIDDSMQGVILRVEGSTGIDVSTLQEGKWYNVTAVVGQYNEYQLLPTEAGDFSLLADQPPAPAPKETYTATIESVVDGDTVHLTDPVIGTTKVRMLSIDTPETNYNGQSQGEHAVAAKEELQRLLPQGTEVTIEVGEEALDSYGRLLAHIHKGDMDVNEEMVRLGRAVPYFIYPNLEHFESYSSAAKEAIENGRGMWDPDNPIDELPYEFRFNSRGGPDKFVGDYFTKQYVAPEKWEDIPVKNRVFFFKEQDAIDAGYTAVDSGANDNIKVQLLGVNDLHGKIDVTDTIEGVKYGRMDYLAASLNEREATNPNTLTVHSGDMVGASSPVSALLQDEPTVEMMEAMGFDVGTLGNHEFDEGVDEMMRLINGGDHPEGTENYDGIDFPMVAANVEYKDTGELVLDPYTVLEIGGTKIGFIGIVTTETPSMVIPDGIQNVRFTDEAGAVNRFVPELREQGVEAIVVLAHEPGNQSGETATGEVADLATSINDAVDVIFAAHNHVKVNAVVDNKLIVQAWEYGKAFADVDLEIDPATNDIVKKSAEIVDVVQSGITPDAEITAILDKYLEMVGPKLTEVVGEAAIPLEGGYATKGLYGDNALGNLIAEGMRWEMDADFALMNGGGIRDNLDAGPITWGELYNIQPFGNTLVKLHVTGDDLRKVLNTQFHPWYGPDVSIAGFRYTWNEETNEVVSLYLPDGSEVQPDETYTVVVNNYMYPHGTDDYRLFELAENPVQGPNDLEATIHYIESFDEAIEIHPDARISSDYLAPNTTVAVDGNIGADVENEEDVTFTVEATDGEGIGIMKTEYRVNDGEWTKVEGNSFTLTEIGAYTVEVRSVDNNFNQEEVQTFIVVIVPTVDDLDEMLDEAVEDGAVTHHGIINALESKIRSAQNAPNERAEANKLNALQNFLNAQSGKKIDTTFASEMIITIDQILE; this is encoded by the coding sequence ATGTACCAACCTATGCTAAAAAGGTGGACAAGTCTTCTGGCGACTTTCGCTATGCTCTTAACCCTGTTGCCAGTGGGAATCGTCCAGGCAGAAAACACGGTAACCCCGATTTCAGATGCGAAAGCGATGGATGGGCAGACCGTTACAGTAGAAGGAATTGTCACTGCTGACTTTACCGGAAGCAATCTATCTGCATACATACAAGACAGCACAGCTGGAATCAACGTTTTTTCATTCAACGAAAATCTAGCAGTTTTAGAAGAAGGGCAGAAGATCCAGGTTACAGGTGAAATCACATCATATCGCAGCCTGACTGAAATAGAACCTACCTCTATTACCGTTTTATCAGAAGGAAACGAGCTCCCAGCAGCTAAATCTATCGAACTATCAACTCTTTTCGACGATAGTGGCGAGGCACATGAGGGATCCCTTGTCAATGTGACAGGATTCATCCAGTCGATCCCAGCTGATGAAGCTGGCGGCGGATACAATATTTCATTTATCGATGATTCGATGCAAGGCGTCATCCTACGGGTTGAAGGCTCAACCGGAATTGATGTGTCCACGCTACAAGAAGGCAAATGGTACAACGTGACGGCGGTCGTTGGCCAATACAATGAGTATCAGCTTTTACCGACCGAAGCAGGAGATTTCAGTTTACTAGCTGACCAGCCTCCAGCACCTGCACCAAAGGAAACATATACCGCGACGATTGAAAGTGTGGTAGATGGCGATACCGTCCACTTGACTGATCCGGTCATCGGAACAACGAAGGTACGTATGCTATCAATCGATACACCTGAAACGAATTATAACGGCCAGTCCCAAGGTGAGCATGCGGTAGCAGCAAAAGAAGAACTTCAACGACTGCTTCCACAAGGGACAGAAGTGACGATCGAAGTAGGTGAAGAGGCTCTCGATTCCTACGGACGTCTTTTAGCTCACATCCACAAAGGCGACATGGACGTTAATGAAGAAATGGTGCGTCTCGGACGAGCTGTTCCATATTTTATCTATCCGAACCTGGAGCACTTTGAATCCTACAGCTCAGCGGCGAAGGAAGCGATTGAAAACGGCCGTGGTATGTGGGATCCTGATAATCCGATCGATGAGCTTCCATACGAGTTCCGCTTCAACTCTCGTGGCGGTCCGGACAAGTTTGTTGGCGATTATTTTACGAAACAATATGTTGCCCCTGAAAAATGGGAGGACATCCCTGTAAAAAATCGCGTCTTTTTCTTTAAAGAACAGGATGCAATTGATGCAGGATATACCGCAGTAGACAGCGGTGCGAACGATAACATCAAGGTCCAGCTGCTAGGTGTCAACGACCTACACGGAAAAATTGATGTAACCGACACAATTGAAGGCGTAAAATATGGACGAATGGATTATCTTGCTGCGTCCTTGAACGAGCGCGAAGCAACGAACCCGAACACATTGACGGTCCACTCTGGAGATATGGTCGGAGCAAGTTCACCGGTTTCCGCACTTTTACAAGATGAGCCGACCGTTGAAATGATGGAAGCGATGGGATTTGACGTCGGAACACTCGGAAACCATGAATTTGATGAAGGTGTCGATGAAATGATGCGCCTTATCAATGGCGGGGACCACCCAGAAGGAACCGAGAACTATGACGGCATCGACTTTCCGATGGTAGCAGCAAACGTGGAATACAAGGATACAGGTGAATTGGTGCTTGATCCATATACCGTTCTTGAGATTGGTGGAACGAAAATTGGATTCATCGGCATCGTCACGACGGAAACACCTTCAATGGTCATCCCTGATGGCATTCAGAACGTTCGTTTTACAGATGAAGCGGGAGCCGTAAACCGGTTTGTACCAGAACTTCGTGAGCAGGGTGTCGAGGCAATTGTCGTACTCGCGCATGAACCAGGGAACCAATCCGGCGAAACAGCGACAGGAGAAGTTGCTGACCTCGCAACGAGCATTAACGACGCTGTCGATGTCATTTTTGCCGCACATAACCATGTAAAAGTAAATGCAGTCGTCGATAACAAGCTGATCGTTCAAGCTTGGGAATATGGAAAAGCATTCGCAGACGTGGATCTTGAAATCGACCCTGCAACGAATGATATTGTAAAAAAATCAGCAGAAATCGTTGACGTCGTCCAAAGCGGAATCACTCCAGATGCTGAAATTACAGCGATTTTAGACAAATACCTTGAAATGGTCGGACCGAAGCTGACTGAGGTTGTTGGCGAAGCAGCGATACCACTTGAAGGCGGCTACGCAACAAAAGGACTTTACGGAGATAACGCGCTTGGGAACCTGATCGCAGAAGGAATGAGATGGGAGATGGACGCAGACTTCGCACTCATGAACGGTGGCGGAATCCGAGATAATCTCGATGCCGGACCGATTACATGGGGCGAGCTGTACAACATCCAACCATTCGGTAACACATTGGTGAAGCTTCACGTAACAGGAGACGATCTCCGTAAAGTGTTGAATACTCAGTTCCACCCGTGGTATGGACCTGATGTGAGCATAGCAGGATTCCGATATACATGGAATGAAGAAACGAATGAAGTGGTGAGCCTTTACTTGCCAGACGGAAGTGAAGTCCAGCCAGATGAAACGTACACAGTTGTCGTGAACAACTACATGTACCCACACGGAACAGACGACTATCGCTTATTCGAGTTAGCGGAAAATCCAGTACAGGGTCCAAATGATTTGGAAGCAACAATCCACTATATCGAAAGCTTTGACGAAGCGATTGAGATCCATCCAGATGCTCGAATCAGCAGCGACTATCTTGCACCGAATACAACCGTTGCTGTTGACGGAAATATTGGAGCAGATGTGGAAAATGAAGAAGATGTCACGTTTACAGTTGAAGCGACTGACGGTGAGGGCATCGGTATCATGAAAACCGAATACCGCGTGAACGACGGAGAATGGACGAAGGTTGAAGGCAACTCGTTTACGTTAACTGAAATCGGAGCATATACCGTGGAGGTTCGTTCCGTCGATAACAACTTTAACCAAGAGGAAGTCCAAACATTTATCGTCGTCATTGTTCCAACGGTGGACGATCTTGATGAAATGCTAGACGAAGCGGTTGAAGATGGAGCAGTAACGCACCACGGAATCATCAACGCATTAGAGAGCAAAATTCGCTCAGCACAAAACGCACCAAACGAGCGAGCAGAAGCGAACAAGCTGAACGCACTGCAAAACTTCTTAAACGCACAATCTGGAAAGAAGATTGACACAACTTTCGCAAGTGAAATGATCATAACAATCGACCAAATCCTCGAATAA